In Nocardioides ginsengisegetis, a single window of DNA contains:
- a CDS encoding DEAD/DEAH box helicase: MSNDENEPTGEATPSFVDLGLDEAVLKALRDVGYETPSPIQAATIPPLLEGRDVVGLAQTGTGKTAAFALPILSRLDLSQKTPQALVLAPTRELALQVCEAFEKYAARMKGVHVLPVYGGQGYGVQLSALRRGVHIVVGTPGRIMDHLEKGTLDLSELRFLVLDEADEMLNMGFAEDVETILADTPVDKNVALFSATMPKQIRRISQQYLKDPVEITVKNTTATAPNITQRYLMVSYPQKVDALTRILEVENFEGTIVFVRTKNETETLAEKLRARGYSAAAINGDVQQNVRERTVNQLKAAKLDILVATDVAARGLDVERISHVINYDIPTDTESYVHRIGRTGRAGRSGEAISFVTPRERYLLKHIEKATRQPLTQMQLPSVEDVNVTRLSRFDDAITTALSQTSRIDKFRDIIKHYVSEHDVPEVDVAAALAVVAQGETPLLLDPRDEPAPVREERPRRDDRGGDRFDRADRGDRPARKPRGRTDVPMATYRISVGKRHKVEPRQIVGAIANEGGLGRQDFGHIDIRGDHSLVELPAGLGADVFDKLSTTRISGKLIEIELDNGSGGSRDFEDRKPRRKPRH; encoded by the coding sequence ATGAGCAACGACGAGAACGAGCCCACCGGCGAGGCGACCCCGAGCTTCGTGGACCTCGGACTCGACGAGGCAGTGCTGAAGGCGTTGCGCGACGTCGGCTACGAGACTCCCTCGCCGATCCAGGCCGCGACCATCCCGCCGCTCCTCGAGGGGCGCGACGTGGTCGGCCTGGCGCAGACCGGCACCGGCAAGACCGCGGCGTTCGCGCTGCCGATCCTGTCGCGCCTCGACCTGTCCCAGAAGACCCCGCAGGCGCTGGTCCTCGCGCCGACCCGCGAGCTCGCGCTCCAGGTCTGCGAGGCGTTCGAGAAGTACGCCGCCCGCATGAAGGGCGTGCACGTCCTCCCCGTCTACGGCGGCCAGGGCTACGGCGTCCAGCTGTCCGCGCTCCGCCGCGGCGTCCACATCGTCGTCGGCACCCCGGGCCGGATCATGGACCACCTCGAGAAGGGCACGCTCGACCTGTCCGAGCTGCGCTTCCTGGTGCTCGACGAGGCCGACGAGATGCTCAACATGGGCTTCGCCGAGGACGTCGAGACGATCCTCGCCGACACCCCGGTGGACAAGAACGTCGCGCTGTTCTCGGCCACGATGCCCAAGCAGATCCGCCGCATCTCGCAGCAGTACCTCAAGGACCCCGTCGAGATCACCGTCAAGAACACGACGGCCACGGCGCCCAACATCACCCAGCGCTACCTGATGGTGAGCTACCCCCAGAAGGTCGACGCCCTCACGCGCATCCTCGAGGTCGAGAACTTCGAGGGCACCATCGTCTTCGTCCGCACCAAGAACGAGACCGAGACGCTGGCCGAGAAGCTGCGCGCACGCGGCTACTCCGCGGCCGCCATCAACGGCGACGTCCAGCAGAACGTTCGCGAGCGCACGGTCAACCAGCTCAAGGCCGCCAAGCTCGACATCCTCGTGGCCACCGACGTCGCCGCCCGCGGCCTCGACGTCGAGCGGATCAGCCACGTCATCAACTACGACATCCCGACCGACACCGAGTCCTACGTGCACCGGATCGGCCGCACCGGTCGCGCCGGCCGCAGCGGTGAGGCGATCTCGTTCGTGACCCCGCGCGAGCGCTACCTGCTCAAGCACATCGAGAAGGCCACCCGCCAGCCGCTCACCCAGATGCAGCTGCCGTCGGTCGAGGACGTCAACGTCACCCGCCTGAGCCGCTTCGACGACGCGATCACCACCGCGCTGTCGCAGACGAGCCGGATCGACAAGTTCCGCGACATCATCAAGCACTACGTCAGCGAGCACGACGTGCCCGAGGTCGACGTCGCCGCCGCGCTGGCCGTGGTCGCGCAGGGCGAGACCCCGCTGCTGCTCGACCCGCGTGACGAGCCCGCGCCGGTGCGCGAGGAGCGCCCGCGTCGCGACGACCGCGGTGGCGACCGGTTCGACCGTGCCGACCGAGGCGACCGCCCGGCACGCAAGCCGCGCGGCCGCACCGACGTGCCGATGGCGACGTACCGGATCTCGGTGGGCAAGCGCCACAAGGTCGAGCCCCGCCAGATCGTCGGCGCCATCGCCAACGAGGGCGGCCTGGGCCGCCAGGACTTCGGCCACATCGACATCCGCGGCGACCACTCGCTCGTCGAGCTGCCCGCGGGCCTCGGTGCCGACGTGTTCGACAAGCTGTCGACCACCCGGATCTCCGGCAAGCTCATCGAGATCGAGCTCGACAACGGCTCCGGCGGCTCGCGGGACTTCGAGGACCGCAAGCCCCGCCGCAAGCCGCGGCACTGA
- a CDS encoding ABC transporter permease: MVGYVVKRLLAGVVVLVLVSMAIFALFWYGPSSPAQPICDHETSNKCTPVRLARFEHQLGYDNPIYDEYGKFAQGVFVGRTITIGPTDYDCPAPCLGYSYRTKVPVWAEMKSRLPATFSVAIGGAFLYLTFGIPIGVAAARRRGSTADKALVSSFLVISSVPYYLFALLAWLYCTVIFEVPGLSNPGYHPLTDNPATWFSGMILAWVALGIYGSTQFTRYSRGAMVEALGEDYIRTAKAKGLQPRNVVYKHALRAALVPVVTIFGLEFGTLLAGTIFTERIFDIQGIGFWSVQAVGARDLPVVSATALFSAAVLILSNILVDVVYGVLDPRVRLS; the protein is encoded by the coding sequence ATGGTCGGTTATGTCGTGAAGCGCCTGCTCGCCGGAGTGGTGGTGCTCGTGCTCGTCTCCATGGCGATCTTCGCGCTGTTCTGGTACGGCCCCTCGAGCCCGGCCCAGCCGATCTGTGACCACGAGACCAGCAACAAGTGCACCCCCGTCCGGCTTGCCCGGTTCGAGCACCAGCTGGGCTACGACAACCCGATCTACGATGAGTACGGCAAGTTCGCCCAGGGCGTCTTCGTCGGGCGCACGATCACGATCGGCCCCACCGACTACGACTGCCCGGCCCCGTGCCTGGGCTACTCCTACCGCACGAAGGTCCCGGTCTGGGCGGAGATGAAGTCCCGCCTGCCCGCGACGTTCTCCGTGGCCATCGGCGGCGCCTTCCTCTACCTGACCTTCGGCATCCCGATCGGCGTGGCGGCCGCCCGGCGGCGCGGGAGCACGGCCGACAAGGCCCTGGTCTCGAGCTTCCTGGTGATCAGCTCGGTGCCCTACTACCTCTTCGCCCTGCTCGCCTGGCTCTACTGCACCGTCATCTTCGAGGTGCCGGGACTGAGCAACCCGGGCTACCACCCGCTCACCGACAACCCGGCGACGTGGTTCTCCGGGATGATCCTGGCCTGGGTGGCGCTGGGCATCTACGGGTCCACGCAGTTCACCCGGTACAGCCGCGGCGCGATGGTCGAGGCGCTGGGCGAGGACTACATCCGCACGGCGAAGGCCAAGGGCCTGCAGCCGCGGAACGTCGTCTACAAGCACGCCCTGCGGGCCGCCCTGGTGCCGGTCGTGACGATCTTCGGACTGGAGTTCGGCACCCTGCTGGCCGGCACGATCTTCACCGAGCGGATCTTCGACATCCAGGGCATCGGCTTCTGGAGCGTGCAGGCCGTCGGCGCCCGCGACCTGCCGGTCGTGTCGGCGACGGCGCTGTTCAGCGCGGCCGTCCTGATCCTGAGCAACATCCTGGTCGACGTCGTCTACGGCGTCCTCGACCCGCGCGTGCGCCTGTCCTGA
- a CDS encoding YibE/F family protein — MGHGHSHRAGRGHGDDGVTVARTPRAVLLTILVAVAAATIAGLVLLWPDAGKADAITKSVAYAAPGATFPDATVVSVEQPCARDGSGDQTACGHLSATVDSGKDEGTKVSVVVPPQVAAAGLSAGDTVQLLRSPPAQGQPAQFSYVGTERSGPLWVLAIAFALVVVAVARLRGLLALVGLGVSGVVVWKFVLPALLTGESGLLVGLVASAAIMYVVLYSTHGLSMRTSAALAGTLAGVAITAGIGVWSVGATHLTGVDDESGSVLSGFVNDLGYQGLLTCAIVIAGLGVLNDVTITQASAVWELRGAAPEMRRRALFASGMRIGRDHIASTIYTIVFAYAGAALTVLLVIQLYDRPLVDLLVTEEIGQEVVRALASSIGLVLAVPLTTAIATLTVPGARRR; from the coding sequence ATGGGTCACGGACACTCGCACCGCGCCGGTCGCGGCCACGGAGACGACGGCGTCACGGTCGCCCGCACGCCACGCGCCGTCCTCCTCACGATCCTCGTGGCCGTCGCCGCCGCGACGATCGCCGGGCTCGTCCTCCTGTGGCCCGACGCGGGCAAGGCCGACGCGATCACGAAGTCGGTCGCCTACGCCGCCCCGGGTGCGACGTTCCCCGACGCCACGGTCGTGTCGGTCGAGCAGCCCTGCGCCCGCGACGGGTCCGGCGACCAGACCGCGTGCGGCCACCTGAGCGCCACCGTCGACAGCGGCAAGGACGAGGGCACCAAGGTCTCCGTCGTCGTCCCGCCCCAGGTCGCCGCGGCCGGCCTGTCGGCCGGCGACACCGTGCAGCTGCTGCGCTCCCCGCCCGCCCAGGGCCAGCCGGCGCAGTTCTCCTACGTCGGCACCGAGCGCTCGGGACCCCTGTGGGTGCTGGCGATCGCCTTCGCCCTCGTGGTCGTGGCGGTCGCGCGGCTCCGCGGCCTGCTCGCGCTCGTGGGGCTCGGCGTCAGCGGGGTCGTGGTCTGGAAGTTCGTGCTGCCCGCGCTGCTCACCGGCGAGTCCGGTCTCCTGGTCGGCCTGGTCGCCTCCGCCGCGATCATGTACGTCGTCCTCTACTCGACCCACGGCCTGTCCATGCGGACGAGCGCCGCCCTGGCCGGCACCCTGGCCGGCGTCGCGATCACGGCCGGGATCGGCGTCTGGTCGGTCGGCGCGACCCACCTGACCGGCGTCGACGACGAGAGCGGCAGCGTCCTGAGCGGCTTCGTCAACGACCTCGGCTACCAGGGTCTGCTCACCTGCGCGATCGTGATCGCCGGGCTCGGCGTGCTCAACGACGTGACGATCACCCAGGCCTCGGCGGTCTGGGAGCTGCGCGGCGCCGCGCCCGAGATGCGGCGCCGCGCGCTCTTCGCCAGTGGCATGCGGATCGGCCGCGACCACATCGCCTCGACGATCTACACGATCGTCTTCGCCTACGCCGGCGCCGCCCTGACCGTGCTGCTCGTCATCCAGCTCTACGACCGGCCGCTCGTCGACCTGCTCGTCACCGAGGAGATCGGCCAGGAGGTCGTGCGGGCGCTCGCGAGCAGCATCGGCCTGGTGCTGGCCGTGCCGCTCACGACGGCGATCGCCACGTTGACGGTGCCGGGAGCCCGGCGCCGCTGA
- a CDS encoding GDSL-type esterase/lipase family protein, whose amino-acid sequence MRVRPRLLATAAFLASSVATLLVPAAPATAAAPVYVALGDSYSSGVGTRSYISDGTSCQRSTYAYPSLIAAARGYALNFRACSGAKIPDVTNSQLSALTAATSYVTISVGGNDAGFSDVLTECAQPWWSSNCDGAINTAQAYINNTLPGALATLYSSIRSRAANAKVVVVGYPRLFQGEDCNAATWFSPAEETRLNQTADLLNSKLASAAAARGFAFANPTNAFIGHAVCDSVEWLNGLSNPISESYHPNRSGHSSGYAPLVSPLLTGAPLTVTAATVAAARAQGPAIAVQQRRYADLDASIEPESFRAPVVPTRR is encoded by the coding sequence GTGCGTGTCCGCCCGCGTCTTCTCGCCACCGCTGCCTTCCTCGCCTCGTCCGTCGCGACCCTGCTCGTCCCGGCCGCGCCGGCCACCGCCGCCGCTCCGGTGTACGTCGCCCTCGGCGACTCCTACTCCTCGGGCGTCGGCACCCGCAGCTACATCAGCGACGGCACGTCCTGCCAGCGCTCGACCTACGCCTACCCCAGCCTGATCGCGGCGGCCCGCGGCTACGCCTTGAACTTCCGGGCCTGCTCGGGCGCGAAGATCCCCGACGTCACCAACAGCCAGCTCTCGGCGCTGACGGCGGCGACGAGCTACGTGACGATCTCGGTCGGCGGCAACGACGCCGGGTTCAGCGACGTGCTGACCGAGTGCGCCCAGCCCTGGTGGTCGAGCAACTGCGACGGTGCGATCAACACCGCGCAGGCCTACATCAACAACACCCTGCCGGGCGCGCTCGCGACGCTCTACTCCTCGATCCGGTCCCGGGCGGCCAACGCGAAGGTCGTCGTCGTGGGCTACCCGCGGCTCTTCCAGGGCGAGGACTGCAACGCGGCGACGTGGTTCAGCCCGGCCGAGGAGACCCGGCTCAACCAGACCGCCGACCTGCTCAACTCCAAGCTGGCCAGCGCAGCGGCGGCCCGGGGCTTCGCCTTCGCGAACCCGACCAATGCGTTCATCGGCCACGCGGTCTGCGACAGCGTGGAGTGGCTCAACGGGCTGTCCAACCCGATCAGCGAGAGCTACCACCCCAACCGGTCCGGGCACTCCTCCGGCTACGCCCCGCTGGTCAGCCCGCTGCTCACCGGCGCCCCGCTGACGGTCACCGCCGCCACGGTCGCCGCGGCCAGGGCCCAGGGACCGGCGATCGCCGTACAGCAGCGGCGGTACGCCGACCTCGACGCCTCCATCGAGCCCGAGTCGTTCCGCGCGCCGGTGGTCCCGACGCGCCGCTGA
- a CDS encoding elongation factor G-like protein EF-G2, whose translation MAEKGSSRRASGHDLEASSPDRIRNVVLVGPSGSGKTTLVETLLAASGAVTRAGSVRDGTTVCDFEESEQAHGRSISLAVAPLVHAGTKVNLVDTPGYADFVGELRAGLRAADCALFVVAANEGVDEATRVLWAECAEVGMPRAVVVAKLDQARADYDGVLRQTREAFGERVMPLYVPVRSGDEVVSLTGLLAPGDDEHEELRGELIEGVIEESEDETLMDRYVGGEVIGEDVLTADLERAVARATFFPVVPVCSTSGVGCTELLDLVVRGFPSPVEHPAPEVFTPAGKAAGTITCDPDGTLVAEIVKTTSDPYVGRLSLVRVFSGTLRPDQPVHVSGHVTSFFGDGHGHEDHDEDERIGALAHPFGRAQVPAGRIIAGDLCAIGRLTRAETGDTLSPIEEPRVLRPWTMPEPLLPVAIVAHSKADEDKLSQALARLGAEDPSLRIENNSETHQLVLWCMGEAHADVVLERLTSRYSVHVDQEPFLVSLRETFSGPAKGHGRHVKQSGGHGQFAVCDIEVEPLPEGSGFEFVDKVVGGAVPRQFIPSVEKGVRAQMQRGVRNGYPVVDLRVTLTDGKAHSVDSSDMAFQTAGALALREAAATTTVTMLEPYDTVTVVVPDELVGPVMSDLSARRARLLGTDQAGDERTQVLAEVPQTELVRYAVDLRSATHGAGTFTRTFAHYEAMPDDVARSIGPK comes from the coding sequence ATGGCCGAGAAGGGAAGCTCCCGGAGAGCATCGGGCCACGATCTGGAGGCGAGCAGCCCCGATCGGATCCGCAACGTCGTGCTCGTGGGCCCGAGTGGCTCCGGCAAGACCACGTTGGTCGAGACCCTGCTCGCCGCCTCGGGCGCCGTCACCCGCGCCGGCTCGGTCCGCGACGGCACCACCGTCTGCGACTTCGAGGAGTCCGAGCAGGCCCACGGCCGCTCCATCTCCCTCGCGGTCGCACCGCTCGTGCACGCCGGCACGAAGGTCAACCTCGTCGACACCCCCGGCTACGCCGACTTCGTGGGCGAGCTCCGGGCCGGGCTGCGGGCCGCCGACTGCGCGCTGTTCGTCGTGGCCGCCAACGAGGGCGTCGACGAGGCGACCCGCGTGCTGTGGGCCGAGTGCGCCGAGGTCGGCATGCCCCGCGCCGTGGTGGTGGCCAAGCTCGACCAGGCCCGCGCCGACTACGACGGGGTGCTGCGCCAGACGCGGGAAGCGTTCGGCGAGCGGGTGATGCCGCTCTACGTCCCGGTCCGCTCCGGCGACGAGGTCGTCTCCCTGACCGGCCTCCTGGCCCCCGGCGACGACGAGCACGAGGAGCTCCGCGGCGAGCTCATCGAGGGCGTCATCGAGGAGTCCGAGGACGAGACCCTGATGGACCGTTACGTCGGCGGCGAGGTGATCGGCGAGGACGTGCTGACCGCCGACCTCGAGCGGGCCGTGGCCCGGGCGACCTTCTTCCCGGTCGTGCCGGTCTGCTCGACCAGCGGGGTCGGCTGCACCGAGCTGCTCGACCTCGTGGTGCGGGGCTTCCCCTCGCCCGTGGAGCATCCCGCCCCGGAGGTCTTCACCCCGGCCGGCAAGGCCGCGGGCACGATCACCTGCGACCCCGACGGCACCCTCGTCGCCGAGATCGTGAAGACCACCAGCGACCCGTACGTCGGTCGCCTCAGCCTGGTCCGGGTCTTCTCCGGGACCCTGCGCCCCGACCAGCCGGTGCACGTGTCGGGTCACGTGACCTCGTTCTTCGGCGACGGCCACGGGCACGAGGACCACGACGAGGACGAGCGGATCGGGGCGCTGGCGCACCCCTTCGGCCGGGCCCAGGTGCCGGCCGGCCGGATCATCGCCGGCGACCTGTGCGCGATCGGCCGGCTGACCCGGGCGGAGACCGGCGACACCCTGTCCCCCATCGAGGAGCCGCGGGTGCTGCGGCCCTGGACGATGCCCGAGCCGCTGCTGCCGGTCGCGATCGTGGCGCACAGCAAGGCCGACGAGGACAAGCTCTCCCAGGCGCTGGCGCGGCTCGGCGCCGAGGACCCGTCGCTGCGGATCGAGAACAACTCCGAGACCCACCAGCTCGTGCTCTGGTGCATGGGCGAGGCGCACGCCGACGTGGTGCTCGAGCGCCTCACCTCGCGCTACTCCGTGCACGTCGACCAGGAGCCGTTCCTGGTCTCGCTGCGGGAGACCTTCTCCGGGCCCGCCAAGGGTCACGGGCGGCACGTGAAGCAGTCGGGCGGCCACGGCCAGTTCGCCGTGTGCGACATCGAGGTCGAGCCCCTGCCCGAGGGGTCGGGGTTCGAGTTCGTCGACAAGGTCGTCGGCGGTGCGGTGCCGCGGCAGTTCATCCCGAGCGTGGAGAAGGGCGTCCGGGCGCAGATGCAGCGCGGGGTCCGCAACGGCTACCCCGTCGTCGACCTCCGGGTCACCCTCACCGACGGCAAGGCGCACAGCGTCGACTCCTCCGACATGGCGTTCCAGACCGCCGGAGCGCTCGCCCTGCGCGAGGCCGCCGCGACGACCACGGTCACGATGCTCGAGCCCTACGACACCGTCACCGTCGTGGTCCCCGACGAGCTCGTCGGGCCGGTGATGAGCGACCTGTCCGCGCGCCGGGCCCGACTGCTCGGGACCGACCAGGCGGGCGACGAGCGCACCCAGGTGCTCGCCGAGGTGCCGCAGACCGAGCTGGTCCGCTACGCCGTCGACCTCCGCTCGGCCACCCATGGTGCCGGCACGTTCACCCGCACCTTCGCCCACTACGAGGCCATGCCCGACGACGTGGCGCGCTCGATCGGCCCGAAGTGA
- a CDS encoding penicillin-binding transpeptidase domain-containing protein has translation MRRDTRTATATFAAGLLAVGLLSGCDAAEKVTGPDATDAADTLAGALSSGDFGDVGVDGGTPDAVSQDYATLVDGMGDVTPSVTAGEVQESGDSAKATLQWTWPIAGDEWTYSTTAEWTLVDDEWLVDWDPAVVQGDLVDGQRLDATPIAARRGPVVGAHGIKLVTDRAVMRFGIDRSQVPAKKAGDSARRLAALVGIDPKAYVKLVEASGDKAFVEAIVYRQGEVPRALARADDIPGVLSVSGELPLAPTKEFAAPILGRVGPVTAEMIKDDPDTYHLGDEAGTSGLQARYDEQLRGVEGVVVERVDDQGSGTELFRVAAQAGTPLRLTLDVDLQLEAERLLADVGPASAIVALRPSTGDILAAANGPGADGYNMATYGQFAPGSTFKSVSSLALLRAGLTPDSVVPCTPTITVDGKTFKNYSDYPATGIGRIPLRTALANSCNTAFISQAGKAGRSGLVDAAASLGLGVDHDLGFPAYFGNVEPPASETEGAADMIGQGTILASPMAMAAVIGSVQSGRLVVPRLVESVDVGPPDGVEKLTAAEDAALKSMLRGVVLNGSGRGLLDVPGPPVIAKTGTAEFESDGGKVLTHAWMIAAQGDLAVAVFVDIGESGSGTAGPILEAFLRAAR, from the coding sequence ATGCGTCGCGACACCAGGACCGCCACCGCCACGTTCGCCGCCGGGCTGCTCGCCGTCGGCCTGCTGAGCGGCTGCGACGCGGCCGAGAAGGTCACCGGACCGGACGCGACCGACGCCGCCGACACGCTGGCGGGCGCGTTGTCCTCGGGGGACTTCGGCGACGTCGGCGTGGACGGCGGCACCCCGGATGCGGTGAGCCAGGACTACGCGACCCTCGTCGACGGGATGGGCGACGTGACCCCGTCGGTCACCGCCGGCGAGGTGCAGGAGTCGGGTGACTCCGCGAAGGCCACGCTCCAGTGGACCTGGCCGATCGCCGGCGACGAGTGGACCTACTCCACGACCGCCGAGTGGACCCTCGTCGACGACGAGTGGCTCGTGGACTGGGACCCCGCCGTCGTGCAGGGCGACCTCGTGGACGGGCAGCGGCTCGACGCCACGCCGATCGCGGCCCGGCGCGGGCCCGTCGTCGGTGCCCACGGGATCAAGCTGGTCACCGACCGGGCGGTGATGCGGTTCGGGATCGACCGCTCGCAGGTGCCGGCGAAGAAGGCCGGCGACTCGGCGCGGCGCCTGGCCGCGCTGGTCGGCATCGACCCGAAGGCCTACGTCAAGCTGGTCGAAGCGTCGGGGGACAAGGCGTTCGTCGAGGCGATCGTCTACCGGCAGGGCGAGGTGCCGCGGGCGCTCGCGCGCGCCGACGACATCCCCGGGGTGCTGTCGGTCTCCGGCGAGCTGCCGCTCGCGCCGACCAAGGAGTTCGCGGCGCCCATCCTGGGCCGCGTCGGTCCGGTGACGGCCGAGATGATCAAGGACGACCCGGACACCTACCACCTGGGCGACGAGGCCGGCACCTCCGGACTCCAGGCCCGCTACGACGAGCAGCTCCGCGGCGTCGAGGGCGTGGTGGTCGAGCGGGTCGACGACCAGGGCAGCGGGACCGAGCTGTTCCGGGTGGCGGCGCAGGCCGGCACGCCCCTGCGGCTGACGCTCGACGTCGACCTCCAGCTGGAGGCGGAGCGGCTGCTCGCCGACGTCGGTCCGGCGAGCGCGATCGTCGCGCTCCGGCCCTCGACCGGCGACATCCTCGCCGCGGCCAACGGTCCCGGCGCCGACGGCTACAACATGGCGACCTACGGGCAGTTCGCGCCGGGGTCGACGTTCAAGAGCGTCAGCAGCCTCGCGCTGCTCCGGGCCGGCCTCACCCCCGACAGCGTCGTGCCGTGCACGCCGACGATCACGGTCGACGGCAAGACCTTCAAGAACTACTCCGACTACCCCGCGACCGGGATCGGCCGGATCCCGCTGCGCACCGCGCTGGCCAACTCCTGCAACACCGCCTTCATCAGCCAGGCGGGCAAGGCCGGCCGGTCGGGCCTCGTCGACGCGGCCGCGTCGCTGGGGCTCGGCGTCGACCACGACCTCGGCTTCCCGGCGTACTTCGGCAACGTCGAGCCACCCGCCTCGGAGACCGAGGGCGCCGCCGACATGATCGGGCAGGGCACGATCCTCGCCTCGCCGATGGCGATGGCCGCGGTGATCGGCTCGGTCCAGTCGGGCCGGCTCGTGGTGCCGCGGCTGGTGGAGTCGGTCGACGTGGGCCCGCCCGACGGGGTCGAGAAGCTCACGGCCGCGGAGGATGCCGCGCTCAAGTCGATGCTGCGTGGCGTGGTGCTCAACGGGAGCGGCCGGGGGTTGCTCGACGTGCCCGGCCCGCCGGTGATCGCCAAGACCGGCACCGCGGAGTTCGAGTCCGACGGCGGCAAGGTGCTCACCCACGCCTGGATGATCGCCGCCCAGGGCGACCTGGCCGTGGCGGTCTTCGTCGACATCGGCGAGTCCGGGTCAGGCACGGCCGGGCCGATCCTCGAGGCGTTCCTCCGGGCCGCCCGCTGA
- a CDS encoding ABC transporter permease yields the protein MFGYVVKRLLAGVVVVGLVSMAIFLLFWYGPSSPAQPICDRETNNRCSPARLATFEHSLGYDNPVYEEYGKFAKGVFVGRTIKIGPTAYDCPAPCLGYSYRTKVPVWTEMKSRLPATFSVAIGGAFLYLTFGIPIGVAAARRRGSVADKALVSSFLVISSVPYYLFALLAWLYCTVIFEVPGLSNPGYHPITENPASWFSGMLLAWVALGIYGSTQFTRYSRGAMVEALSEDYIRTAKAKGLAPRRVVYRHGLRAALVPVVTIFGLEFGTLLAGTIFTERIFDIQGIGFWSLQAVGARDLPVVSATALFSASVLIMSNILVDVVYSILDPRVRLS from the coding sequence ATGTTCGGTTACGTCGTCAAGCGCCTGCTCGCGGGCGTCGTCGTGGTGGGCCTGGTCTCCATGGCGATCTTCCTGCTGTTCTGGTACGGCCCCTCGAGCCCGGCCCAACCCATCTGTGACCGCGAGACCAACAACCGGTGCAGCCCGGCCCGGCTCGCGACCTTCGAGCACTCGCTCGGGTACGACAACCCGGTCTACGAGGAGTACGGCAAGTTCGCCAAGGGCGTCTTCGTCGGCCGCACCATCAAGATCGGCCCGACGGCCTACGACTGCCCGGCGCCCTGCCTGGGCTACTCCTACCGCACCAAGGTCCCCGTGTGGACCGAGATGAAGTCGCGGCTACCGGCGACGTTCTCCGTGGCGATCGGCGGCGCGTTCCTCTACCTGACCTTCGGCATCCCGATCGGGGTGGCGGCCGCCCGACGACGGGGCAGCGTCGCGGACAAGGCCCTCGTGTCGAGCTTCCTGGTCATCAGCTCGGTGCCCTACTACCTGTTCGCCCTCCTCGCGTGGCTCTACTGCACCGTCATCTTCGAGGTGCCGGGGCTGAGCAACCCGGGCTACCACCCGATCACCGAGAACCCCGCCTCGTGGTTCTCCGGGATGCTGCTGGCCTGGGTGGCGCTGGGCATCTACGGCTCGACGCAGTTCACTCGCTACAGCCGGGGCGCGATGGTCGAGGCTCTCAGCGAGGACTACATCCGCACCGCGAAGGCCAAGGGCCTGGCGCCGCGCCGGGTGGTCTACCGCCACGGCCTGCGCGCGGCGCTCGTCCCCGTCGTGACGATCTTCGGGCTGGAGTTCGGCACCCTGCTGGCCGGCACGATCTTCACCGAGCGGATCTTCGACATCCAGGGCATCGGCTTCTGGAGCCTCCAGGCCGTCGGTGCCCGCGACCTGCCCGTCGTGTCGGCCACGGCGCTCTTCAGCGCGTCGGTGCTGATCATGAGCAACATCCTGGTCGACGTCGTCTACAGCATCCTCGACCCGCGGGTGCGGCTGTCCTGA